One region of Pseudomonas sp. B21-040 genomic DNA includes:
- a CDS encoding nitrite/sulfite reductase: MYQYDDYDRALVFERVAQFRDQVERFMAGELSEEEFLPLRLQNGLYMQKHAYMLRVAIPYGTLSAGQMRTLASIARDYDRGYGHFTTRQNMQFNWIELAQVPDILERLAQVQMHAIQTSGNCVRNITTEAFAGVAADELMDPRPLAEILRQWSTINPEFLFLPRKFKIAICSAEQDRAAIMMHDIGLYLYRDDHGQKLLRVIVGGGLGRTPILGLQIREGLPWQHLLSYVEAVLRVYNRHGRRDNKYKARIKILVKALGIEAFAKEVEEEWQYLKDGPAQLTSTEYERVASAFVAPDYRSLPDIDLEFGTRLAENPAFARWVTRNVQPHKVAGYTSVVLSTKPGIASPPGDVTTEQMQAVAEWSEQFGFGEIRIAHEQNIVLPDVPKADLHTLWCLACEQGLGCANVGLLTDIIACPGGDFCALANAKSIPIAQAIQARFEDLDYLHDLGDISLNISGCMNACGHHHIGNIGILGVDKNGSEWYQITLGGSQGKNSALGKVIGPSFSATEVPEVIERIIDTFVDYRESEELFVDTLLRIGLEPFKEQVYPKVLEVTA; this comes from the coding sequence ATGTATCAGTACGATGACTATGACCGGGCCCTGGTCTTCGAACGGGTTGCGCAGTTTCGCGATCAGGTCGAACGCTTCATGGCCGGCGAGCTGAGCGAAGAAGAGTTCCTGCCGTTGCGTTTACAGAACGGTCTGTACATGCAAAAGCACGCATACATGCTGCGCGTGGCGATTCCCTACGGCACGCTCAGTGCCGGCCAGATGCGTACGCTGGCGAGCATCGCCCGGGATTACGATCGCGGTTATGGCCACTTCACCACCCGGCAGAACATGCAGTTCAACTGGATCGAGCTGGCTCAGGTGCCGGACATTCTCGAACGCCTGGCGCAGGTGCAAATGCATGCGATCCAGACGTCTGGCAACTGCGTGCGCAACATCACCACCGAAGCGTTCGCCGGTGTGGCGGCGGACGAGCTGATGGACCCACGTCCGCTGGCGGAAATCTTGCGTCAATGGTCGACCATCAACCCGGAATTCCTGTTCCTGCCGCGCAAGTTCAAGATCGCCATCTGTTCGGCGGAGCAGGACCGCGCCGCCATCATGATGCATGACATAGGTCTTTATCTTTATCGCGATGACCATGGACAAAAGCTGTTGCGGGTCATTGTGGGTGGCGGGTTGGGGCGCACGCCGATCCTTGGCTTGCAGATCCGCGAGGGCTTGCCGTGGCAGCATTTGCTGTCCTATGTCGAAGCGGTGCTGCGGGTTTACAACCGCCACGGTCGGCGGGACAACAAGTACAAGGCGCGGATCAAGATATTGGTCAAAGCCCTGGGGATCGAAGCGTTCGCCAAGGAAGTGGAGGAGGAGTGGCAGTACCTCAAGGACGGGCCGGCGCAGTTGACCAGCACCGAGTATGAGCGTGTCGCCAGTGCTTTCGTGGCCCCCGACTACCGTTCACTGCCCGACATTGACCTGGAATTTGGCACACGCCTGGCCGAGAACCCGGCGTTCGCACGCTGGGTCACCCGCAATGTTCAACCGCACAAGGTCGCGGGTTACACCAGCGTGGTGCTGTCGACGAAACCCGGGATCGCCTCGCCACCCGGGGATGTGACGACCGAGCAAATGCAGGCCGTGGCCGAGTGGTCCGAGCAATTCGGTTTCGGTGAAATCCGCATCGCCCATGAACAGAATATCGTGCTGCCGGATGTGCCCAAGGCGGATCTCCATACGCTGTGGTGCCTGGCCTGCGAGCAGGGGCTGGGTTGCGCCAACGTCGGTTTGCTGACCGACATCATCGCTTGCCCCGGCGGCGACTTCTGCGCACTGGCCAATGCCAAATCGATCCCGATTGCCCAGGCCATTCAGGCACGTTTCGAGGACCTGGATTACCTTCACGACCTGGGCGACATCAGCCTCAACATTTCGGGTTGCATGAATGCCTGCGGCCACCACCACATCGGCAACATCGGCATTCTGGGCGTCGACAAGAACGGCAGCGAGTGGTACCAGATCACCCTCGGCGGCAGCCAGGGCAAGAACAGTGCGCTGGGCAAGGTCATCGGCCCGTCCTTCAGCGCCACCGAAGTACCCGAGGTAATCGAGCGGATCATCGACACGTTTGTCGATTACCGCGAGAGCGAAGAACTGTTCGTTGACACCCTGCTACGCATCGGTCTTGAGCCGTTCAAGGAGCAGGTGTATCCGAAGGTACTGGAGGTGACGGCATGA
- the ccoN gene encoding cytochrome-c oxidase, cbb3-type subunit I: MSTATIGQAYNYKVVRQFVVATIVWGVIGMAMGVWIASQLVWPEMNLDLPWTTFGRLRPLHTSLVIFGFAGSAQFAASYYAVQRTCQVRLYSDTLAAFTFWGWQSVIVIMLVTLPLGYTTTKEYAEIEFSGAVWMTVVWVAYAIVFFTTVVQRKTKHIYVGNWFFGAFIVVIAMLHVVNHLSIPVDWFKSYPVYSGATDAMVQWWYGHNAVGFFLTTGFLGMMYYFVPKQVGRPVYSYRLSIVHFWALITLYIWAGPHHLHYTALPDWAQSLGMAMSLILLAPSWGGMINGMMTLSGAWHKLRTDPILRFLVLSLAFYGMSTFEGPMMAIKTVNALSHYTDWTIGHVHAGALGWVAMITFGAVYHMVPKVFGREQMHSIGLINAHFWLATIGTVLYIASMWVNGITQGLMWRAINDDGTLTYSFVEALQASHPGYVVRFIGGVFFLSGMLLMAYNTWRTVRVADVMMAEREAQFA, from the coding sequence ATGAGCACAGCAACAATCGGACAGGCCTATAACTACAAGGTCGTGCGCCAATTCGTCGTGGCAACCATCGTATGGGGTGTCATAGGGATGGCGATGGGGGTGTGGATCGCCTCGCAACTGGTATGGCCCGAGATGAACCTCGACCTGCCGTGGACCACCTTCGGCCGCTTGCGCCCGTTGCACACCAGCCTGGTGATTTTCGGTTTTGCCGGTAGCGCGCAATTTGCCGCCAGTTACTACGCCGTACAGCGCACCTGCCAGGTGCGGCTGTACTCCGACACCCTGGCCGCATTCACTTTTTGGGGGTGGCAATCGGTGATCGTGATCATGCTGGTCACCCTGCCGCTGGGCTATACCACCACCAAGGAATACGCCGAGATCGAGTTTAGCGGCGCGGTGTGGATGACCGTGGTCTGGGTCGCTTACGCCATCGTGTTTTTCACCACCGTGGTGCAGCGCAAGACCAAACATATCTACGTCGGCAACTGGTTCTTCGGCGCGTTCATCGTGGTCATTGCGATGTTGCACGTGGTCAATCACCTGTCGATTCCGGTGGACTGGTTCAAGTCCTATCCGGTGTATTCCGGGGCGACCGACGCCATGGTGCAGTGGTGGTACGGGCACAACGCGGTGGGGTTTTTCCTGACCACCGGTTTCCTCGGGATGATGTATTACTTTGTGCCCAAACAGGTCGGGCGCCCGGTGTATTCCTATCGCCTGTCCATCGTGCATTTCTGGGCGCTGATCACCCTGTACATCTGGGCCGGTCCGCACCACTTGCACTACACCGCATTGCCGGACTGGGCGCAGTCGCTGGGCATGGCGATGTCGCTGATCCTGCTGGCGCCGAGCTGGGGCGGGATGATCAACGGCATGATGACGCTCTCGGGCGCCTGGCATAAATTGCGCACCGACCCGATCCTGCGGTTTCTGGTGCTGTCGCTGGCGTTCTACGGCATGTCGACGTTCGAAGGCCCGATGATGGCGATTAAAACGGTCAACGCCCTCTCCCACTACACCGACTGGACCATCGGCCATGTGCACGCTGGGGCACTGGGCTGGGTGGCGATGATCACGTTCGGCGCGGTGTACCACATGGTGCCGAAAGTCTTCGGCCGCGAGCAGATGCACAGCATCGGCCTGATCAACGCGCACTTCTGGCTCGCCACCATCGGCACCGTGCTGTACATCGCGTCGATGTGGGTCAACGGCATTACCCAGGGCTTGATGTGGCGTGCAATCAACGACGACGGCACGCTGACCTACTCCTTCGTCGAAGCCTTGCAGGCCAGCCATCCGGGGTATGTGGTGCGCTTTATCGGTGGCGTGTTCTTCCTCAGCGGCATGCTGTTGATGGCCTACAACACCTGGCGCACGGTGCGGGTGGCGGACGTGATGATGGCTGAACGTGAAGCGCAGTTTGCCTGA
- a CDS encoding CcoQ/FixQ family Cbb3-type cytochrome c oxidase assembly chaperone: MYEVLLNAMVVSVLWLGVEYSLKRQTPQSLEDASLIPFADDPEVARRVELATGKVVNAVAPEEVKPGWINLDI; encoded by the coding sequence ATGTATGAAGTTCTGTTGAATGCGATGGTCGTATCAGTGCTTTGGCTGGGGGTTGAGTACAGCCTCAAGCGGCAGACGCCGCAGAGTCTGGAGGATGCCAGCCTGATTCCATTTGCCGACGACCCCGAGGTGGCGCGGCGGGTGGAACTGGCCACCGGGAAGGTTGTGAATGCAGTGGCGCCGGAAGAGGTGAAGCCCGGTTGGATCAACCTCGACATCTGA